A segment of the Centropristis striata isolate RG_2023a ecotype Rhode Island chromosome 15, C.striata_1.0, whole genome shotgun sequence genome:
agaaatggtgcgtaatatttattttatttttttatttattctttatttaaatggtcagcaaaaAGAAACTTAACATACAGCACTGATgcttatttagattttttttttaaagatatatatatatacatatatatatatatatatatataaataatgccGAAAACATTGCTTTGGGTGTTTTAGAAATGGTGCTGgctatttcttatttattaaaatagtcAGCAACTGCCAGAcagtgaacatacagtactgatgttgagctatttatattaattatattacagGCTGACCTTTTTCTGAATTTCTGCAGGATGGGAGTACATTTTATGACTTATCATGGGACTGGGACAGGACGGGgggggaaacatttttttttaaatgagagcGGGAGGGAGAGGAGTCATTGCAACAGTAGGTcagtattatatttttaaaaatactctcATGAACATTCTTCAGCCCTCCAAAACTTTTTGAAACAAGGATCTAGCAGCTGGTCCCTtattagaaaaagttttttatgtttttgtgcactTTAGAAAAGAGTTTTGGATCTTAACACGGAAAGAGGATGGGACAGAATTAATTCTTCCAAGATTGGGAGGCTTTTTTGTGGAAGTGGAATGGGACGGGAGTTATAATCCACTCCCATTTTACCCTCTGATTTCAAAGTTAGCATTTCTATAATttgttgacaatgtaatacattgtttatattACTGATTATAATCGATTATTATGTTCTTTTTCACAGTCATTTCCTTGCAAAATTGGCGCACAAtttttccagctcaaaaatcagggattttttttcccagctaAGTCTCAAGGATACGATACTGGTCGGGCTCTATGAAAGAACCCATCTTTACCTGATCATTTTAAACCAAATTTGCACGTTTGGGATGTCTGTTCTGATGTAGTTGAGTCGATTATTTTACCTCTCAGATTGTACCAGCTGAATCATTTTCTTGGCAGTAGCTTAGCGGCACAACAAGTAAAAACTGATGAAGAGACATGAAAGCATaagaagaggaaaaacagaAGCTGCATTCCACCTATAACGAGGTCGGATTATTCAATGAACCAACAGCGATTGGAAGTAAATATCAAGTTCACGATGGAGGATCCAGCAACGACGCGAGGAGTGAATACGTGCAGGCTCAGGTATATTCATATTTGGATGattgtttttgctgattttgacACAGCACTTCTACCAATTTGACTGATATTTTAGTGTAATTGACCGGACCCTTCATAGCCTTGTCACTTTTCTCATATCTCTGATTTCACAGAGATGAACTCTCAGCTGAACTGCAGGAAAAATGTACAGAAACTTGTTAACATGTCCTTTAAGGCAAGAGGCATTGGGTTGTTTTGCAACATTATGCACTTGATTTCCATTTCTCACAGGTGTGCATgatccctctcgctctctctctcacacacacaaacacacacacagacacacagtgaggGTTACATGGTGTGGTAAAGGGTACTAGCAGTTCTTTTTTTCAGCCGCCTCAGGGGGTGAGTCCTTCCATATTGTTGCCTTGTGGACATCAGAGAATCCTGCTCCGGGAGTTCTCCTTTCTGTGGACTGGATGGTAAAACGACTTTCTGTGATGTTTTTCCAGCTTCAGAAAGCCTTTCGGCACCAGTCCTGAGGACTTCTGGCTGCTGGCAGGCAGAGGGAGGAGAGTTGTGGACCCGCTGCTTCTTGGACTCGTCGCTGGCTGTGTGGACTGGAGGCTGTGCGGATGACAGAGCTACAGAGGAGCGTCTGAGCTCCCACTCGTTCAGGTCGTTGGCGAGCAGCTCCAGACAGCCCAGTTTGGCAAGAGAGGCCGAGCGCTTCATCAGGGATGGAGGGGTCAGCCCCGCCTGGCGAATCCTCGCCTCCACCTCTCTGACCCTCTTCTGGATGCTGCTGCCTCTCTTCTGAGTGGTTCCCGCACTGAGGCCGAAGACCTGGTCAACGCACTGGGCCTTGCCGGCTCCGTCCATGCTCACCTGCTGCAGGAAGGCACCCAGTTCGCACAAAGTCTCCCACGTCTCCCTCATGACAATGTCCCCGTGAGGTCCCTCCATGGAGAAGTCCCAGTCCGTGCCGGACTCCAGCTCAGTCACACCCTCCAGACACAGGAAGTTGACAGAGGCAAAGGGAGAGTGGGCAGAGCGGTGGAAAGAAGAGGTAGAGAGCAATCTGGTGTCAGCAGGTTTGAGTCCTTTCGTGCTTCTGTCATTATTTCCTACTGCCGCCATCTCGACTTCCTCACCACTCTCCGTTTTAACGTCTCCAAACGCATCATCGCCCTCCTCCTGCACGGTGCCCACGTCTGACGCCCGCGAGTCAGCTGCCGCACTCTGCGAAGTCGACATCATGACAGCGTGGGCGCTGTGCGGGCGTAGCTGAGGGCCGGAGGAGGAGCTGCCGGAGAGGGACGgcggagaggaggagggtgacGGAGTCTCGTGCTCCTGTTTCATTCTTTGCTCCAGCTGTCTGGTGACGCGCCGCACCGACCCTCTGGTCCAGTCGCTGTATAGGCCAGCAGAAGCagactcctcctcttctttgtttttcacttccTCTTTCACATTCTCAGCTTCCTTCTGTGATAAAACCTCTCCATCCTCCATTTCCTGCTGAGACTTCTTCACTTCCTGGTCCTGAGAGACCTGAGGCTTCAGTCCTGTTACCTGCACAGGGACGCTCAGTTCctgcaaagaaaacataaaaattgtaATCTAGTTTTAATATATCCAtaaagttgttaaaaaaaaaaggtaaaacacaTTCTGATATGACATATACAGGTAGAGCACAGAAGATTCCATTGTTCTACCACCAGGTGGCACCTTGGactcaagaaaaataaaagctaaacaaACAAATTCATGATTTGCTACCAACTTTGCACCACAACAAGCAGTGTTTGGGAGTTTTTGGGGTCCTGTTACATGTTACTCACccctgctgtgttttttttactgtaatatataaaatctatttaaaaagttCTGCAGCTCAATACAATCATAGCTAGAAGAAactcagaaatgtattttgtgtatgGATGATCCATATTACATTGGGACATATTACACAAGCGTAGCCTTGCAAAAAGATCAAGACATCTGCACACTTTTCTCCAATATATCAGCAAATGAAACAAACTTTCTTCAGTAATTTATTTGCAGTGAAATAAGTGTGCAGTAGTGTTGGAAGGTTTTGCAGCAGTCTTACccgtctcttctcctcctccttcccctctCCGGTGAGGATCTCCTGAGGCagtggtggttgttgttgttcctTGCCGCAGCTCTTCAGCACAGCTGCCTGCTGCACTGCAGCACAGTGACTTTTACCGTCCTGACTCATTCCCTTGAACTTTTCTCTGGCACTGAAAAAGTTAATGTGATCCGCGCTGTGGCCGAAGAGCACCTCACTGCTCTGTGGAATGGCACTGGGGTAGCTGATAAAATCACTAGTGGAGTGAGGATGTGCTGCTAAGCCATTCAGAGACAAGCTGCACATCTGTTGGTCACAGTCTGTTTTTGGGACAGGCACTGGTGCAGACAGAGACTGGGGTCCGGCCTGTGGTGTGCTTGGTGTTTGTGTTGCCGCAGGCTCAGGCACTGACACGAGCATCAGCTTCTTCACGGGCAGAGAGCAGGATGTCACCTGCGGCTTGATAAGCTCTCCTGTGCAGGCTGGAGTCTGGGATGGAgctgaggagagggggaggtgGTGGAAGGAGGGAGGCGGGAGAGGCTGGCCCACGGAAACACTCTGTGCAACAGTCACCATGTCTGACTTTTGAGGCTCTGGCACCAACGTGGCGGCTGTTGGCTGGGAGAGAGGAGGCGACGATGTCGGCTCCTCGGAGTCACACACGCCGTTAGAGAGGGGAGGAGATAACGGAGTCACAGAGCCagctgtggactcaggacagggGGGGTCCAGCTGGCTGATCTGGACTTCAGCAGAACGACGAGGGGCCTCCATGCTTCGAGCTGCCGACCCCTCAAAGGATGAGGAGCTGAGCTGATTGGAGTGGATGCCGGTGTCGGGCTGGCTCGTGGAGTGAGTTGTTTTTCCAGTGATGGTCGAGGTTCCCAGGGAATCCAGCAGCTCTTTCACAGAGGGGCCCTGTGCACCGCCCGCCTGGTTGTGGGGGTCGGAACGGCCGAGGCTGTGTGGCTGGGCGTGAGATTTAGACAGCGGCTCGTGGTGCTCCGACAGGTCGCTGTCAGAGTGAGAACGCCACAGTTTGTTGTGCCTCTGCTTGCTgaagaacgagaaagaaaataacttaAAGTCTTCATGCCACTACGGTCGTCTTcatgtaaacataaatacataatgctttaaatgtaatttaataagGTTATTGTGTCAAATATAATGTGTCACAAATAAATATAACGctgatataaaaaacataacacATACAACACTGGATGAAATGTTCAATGTGAAAGCAGTAactatttgttttggttttccagCCTGCAAACGCTGCAAGCTTTCATCAACTTTTTTATAGCCATGACAGGATGCTGTTTACAttgaaaaaagttaatttagtatttattgAGTATGAACTTAGTCACAGTTGATtctgtaaattaaaatatacattttttttgcagttaaagtagggctgcacaatttgaAAATATCCTTGCAATTGCAATGGGATTATTgtaattttcatcattttatcattGTGTGATTTATTTGCAAGCATCTCTTCCAGATATAGAATATTACTCCCTTTTTTTATCTGAAGAATACAATTTGTATGCTTGGACATTTCTTCAGCACCACATATTTTGCCTGAAACGAATATTGTGTCTCCTGCAATTTGAATACTGCACTATTCCAAACTGCAAATTCGATAAAGATAGatttgtgcagccctagttcaGTGTATTGATGcaaaaaatcatacattaaaTCCTGAGCACATCTTGAAGTAGTTCAAACCTGTGCTTGCCTTTCAGTTTTATTCTGATTGatgctttattttattagtcTTAGCAATCATACACCCCACATGAAATACAGTTTcatagtggtgtgtgtgtgtgtgtgtgtgtgtgtgtgtgtgtacctggccAGCAGTATGCCCTGATATTCCTCCAGCTGTCTCATAAACGAGGGGTTGGGTTTGGTCACAGCTCGACGCTCCTTGACATAATCGAAGGCCTTTTTCAGATCCCAGCCGTACTCCTTCATGGCGTACGCGATCACTGTCGCTGCAGAGCGACTCACACCCATTTTACAGTGCACCAGGCACTTGGATCCAGCTTTCCtggaggaaagaagaagaatcaCTCAGACGTTAAGGTCTATCCATATACTGTAAGGCAGTTTTAACAGAATAATCATATCAGAGAAAAGATGGAGAAATATCACTTGTCAGGAACTCACTTGGCTCTCGATATGAACTTGTAGGTGTCGTTCCAATAAGCCAGCAGGTCAGTGGCCTCCTCATCGTAAACACGGATGTTGTGGTACTCAAACACACCAGGGAAGAAATTATCGATCTCCCTGGTTACATTCAGGATGTACTGAACCCTGAGAGAGAACGAGAGGAAAGAATAGAAGAAGATAAAGAGACtcacaaaacatttaatttagttCAACAACAGTGATTGTTTGGGTCTTATAATGTAATCAAAAGTTTGTATTGAATTCAGTACAGCTTGTACTGTATACggtgttgtttttgttcccCTCCTTACCTGCTGTTCTGCAACTCCTCCAAATTGGATGCATTCCACTCAGATCCCTGAAGGAAACAAAAGCAATCCTCAGACTAGTTCAGAGTTTTTCAACTGAGCTTTTCATAATGCTCAAATCCTGCTGCAAGGCATCCAACAACCAACGAGCACTCCTagccaaacaacaacaaagtagcTTCAAATTTGGAGGAAATTAGAATTACACAAGAAGACTATCACATATTTTGCAACGTTCCCCAGACGTGGATTGGGCCCGACTTACAACTAGTGTTCAGacatttaacttaacccttaGCAGTAGGAATAGTCTGCTAGTGTCTACATGGgaatttctgcttttttattaCGTTTCTTGAGGCATATTGAAATGCTTCATATCACCAAAATCTGTACAACCAAAGCTTATGTATGAGGTTATGTAAGTCACTAAATCACAATAATTGATAAAAGTATTGAAATtgtgtcataaa
Coding sequences within it:
- the ssh2b gene encoding protein phosphatase Slingshot homolog 2b isoform X1, whose product is MPPGVVTAPRSSSTGCFCACCRAAMRPYFTENSVISQGEIYQLISESFLTVKGAALFLPRGNGSSASSASRFSQLRSKHAGDIQQHLQTMFTLLRPEDNIKLAVRLESVHTQITRYMVVVSTNGRQDTEESVVLGMDFSPVDSSCSVGLVLALWSDTLIHLDGDGGFSVSTDNRIHVFKPVSVQAMWSALQSLHKACEVARCHNYFPGSLFLTWVSYYQSRVCSDQARINEWNAMQDVQSHRADSPVLFSDAPTERELTERQIKSSLREIMMQKDLENVTCKEIRTELEMNMTCNLREFKEYIDNEMIVILGQMDSPTEIFDHVFLGSEWNASNLEELQNSRVQYILNVTREIDNFFPGVFEYHNIRVYDEEATDLLAYWNDTYKFISRAKKAGSKCLVHCKMGVSRSAATVIAYAMKEYGWDLKKAFDYVKERRAVTKPNPSFMRQLEEYQGILLASKQRHNKLWRSHSDSDLSEHHEPLSKSHAQPHSLGRSDPHNQAGGAQGPSVKELLDSLGTSTITGKTTHSTSQPDTGIHSNQLSSSSFEGSAARSMEAPRRSAEVQISQLDPPCPESTAGSVTPLSPPLSNGVCDSEEPTSSPPLSQPTAATLVPEPQKSDMVTVAQSVSVGQPLPPPSFHHLPLSSAPSQTPACTGELIKPQVTSCSLPVKKLMLVSVPEPAATQTPSTPQAGPQSLSAPVPVPKTDCDQQMCSLSLNGLAAHPHSTSDFISYPSAIPQSSEVLFGHSADHINFFSAREKFKGMSQDGKSHCAAVQQAAVLKSCGKEQQQPPLPQEILTGEGKEEEKRRELSVPVQVTGLKPQVSQDQEVKKSQQEMEDGEVLSQKEAENVKEEVKNKEEEESASAGLYSDWTRGSVRRVTRQLEQRMKQEHETPSPSSSPPSLSGSSSSGPQLRPHSAHAVMMSTSQSAAADSRASDVGTVQEEGDDAFGDVKTESGEEVEMAAVGNNDRSTKGLKPADTRLLSTSSFHRSAHSPFASVNFLCLEGVTELESGTDWDFSMEGPHGDIVMRETWETLCELGAFLQQVSMDGAGKAQCVDQVFGLSAGTTQKRGSSIQKRVREVEARIRQAGLTPPSLMKRSASLAKLGCLELLANDLNEWELRRSSVALSSAQPPVHTASDESKKQRVHNSPPSACQQPEVLRTGAERLSEAGKTSQKVVLPSSPQKGELPEQDSLMSTRQQYGRTHPLRRLKKRTASTLYHTM
- the ssh2b gene encoding protein phosphatase Slingshot homolog 2b isoform X2, which codes for MALVTVQRSPTPSTSSSPCVSESGSGEDDRRSQPRSISESFLTVKGAALFLPRGNGSSASSASRFSQLRSKHAGDIQQHLQTMFTLLRPEDNIKLAVRLESVHTQITRYMVVVSTNGRQDTEESVVLGMDFSPVDSSCSVGLVLALWSDTLIHLDGDGGFSVSTDNRIHVFKPVSVQAMWSALQSLHKACEVARCHNYFPGSLFLTWVSYYQSRVCSDQARINEWNAMQDVQSHRADSPVLFSDAPTERELTERQIKSSLREIMMQKDLENVTCKEIRTELEMNMTCNLREFKEYIDNEMIVILGQMDSPTEIFDHVFLGSEWNASNLEELQNSRVQYILNVTREIDNFFPGVFEYHNIRVYDEEATDLLAYWNDTYKFISRAKKAGSKCLVHCKMGVSRSAATVIAYAMKEYGWDLKKAFDYVKERRAVTKPNPSFMRQLEEYQGILLASKQRHNKLWRSHSDSDLSEHHEPLSKSHAQPHSLGRSDPHNQAGGAQGPSVKELLDSLGTSTITGKTTHSTSQPDTGIHSNQLSSSSFEGSAARSMEAPRRSAEVQISQLDPPCPESTAGSVTPLSPPLSNGVCDSEEPTSSPPLSQPTAATLVPEPQKSDMVTVAQSVSVGQPLPPPSFHHLPLSSAPSQTPACTGELIKPQVTSCSLPVKKLMLVSVPEPAATQTPSTPQAGPQSLSAPVPVPKTDCDQQMCSLSLNGLAAHPHSTSDFISYPSAIPQSSEVLFGHSADHINFFSAREKFKGMSQDGKSHCAAVQQAAVLKSCGKEQQQPPLPQEILTGEGKEEEKRRELSVPVQVTGLKPQVSQDQEVKKSQQEMEDGEVLSQKEAENVKEEVKNKEEEESASAGLYSDWTRGSVRRVTRQLEQRMKQEHETPSPSSSPPSLSGSSSSGPQLRPHSAHAVMMSTSQSAAADSRASDVGTVQEEGDDAFGDVKTESGEEVEMAAVGNNDRSTKGLKPADTRLLSTSSFHRSAHSPFASVNFLCLEGVTELESGTDWDFSMEGPHGDIVMRETWETLCELGAFLQQVSMDGAGKAQCVDQVFGLSAGTTQKRGSSIQKRVREVEARIRQAGLTPPSLMKRSASLAKLGCLELLANDLNEWELRRSSVALSSAQPPVHTASDESKKQRVHNSPPSACQQPEVLRTGAERLSEAGKTSQKVVLPSSPQKGELPEQDSLMSTRQQYGRTHPLRRLKKRTASTLYHTM